The following coding sequences lie in one Bacteroides helcogenes P 36-108 genomic window:
- the cbiD gene encoding cobalt-precorrin-5B (C(1))-methyltransferase CbiD — protein sequence MILILGGTTEGRIAVKTLEEAGKPFYYSTKGDEQEVLLHNGIRLNGTMGTEKIKEFCVRHNIKLLIDAAHPFAEQLHKTLEQVSRESDIPVIRFERIFPERDEKHINWCKDYDDAISQIKTNRISTLLALTGVQSISKLTLLWKGNTRCYFRILDRDSSRELANKQGYPEEYLHYYHYGEDERKLMQQIHPEAILIKESGISGGFCEKVKAAQELGIRIFAICRPKTSDNFHYVNGEHGLRRMVEKSLPDFFTLHSGLTTGTCAAAAAVAATWDIFNTALKKRPSEFSIVLPNGETIPVPVEPQRNTLHSNISKNGDSIFEISATVIKDAGDDPDITNGMKVVANVAIPFHPNAPLPPKLPSQQRYDITVCGGEGIGIITMPGLGLDLGAPAINATPRKMIEDNVKRYLKQMGIPQHPNPIVITISVPGGEEIAKRTFNPRLGIIGGISIIGTSGIVKPFSSEAFVSSIHKSMEVACAANSPHIVISSGAKSEKYIKAYYPDLPAQAFVHYGNFIGETLNIANELKLPQLTLGLMIGKAVKLAEGSLDTHSKKVVMNKDFIQDIARQAGCNEITLTLIRQMNMARELWDIIPPDKLSAFSNLLIEHCQRHCTPLLPKGKLTILLITENGNIYT from the coding sequence ATGATCCTGATATTAGGTGGAACTACCGAAGGACGCATAGCCGTCAAAACCCTTGAAGAAGCTGGAAAACCTTTCTACTACTCTACCAAAGGAGATGAGCAGGAAGTGCTTCTGCACAACGGTATCCGTCTGAATGGAACAATGGGAACAGAAAAGATAAAAGAATTCTGCGTCCGGCATAATATCAAACTCTTGATAGATGCTGCGCATCCATTTGCCGAACAACTCCATAAAACACTGGAACAGGTATCCCGTGAATCGGATATTCCCGTCATACGTTTCGAGCGCATTTTCCCCGAACGCGATGAAAAACATATCAATTGGTGTAAAGACTACGACGATGCCATCAGCCAAATAAAAACAAATAGAATCTCCACCCTCTTAGCACTTACTGGTGTGCAAAGTATCAGCAAACTAACATTACTTTGGAAGGGAAACACTCGCTGTTATTTCCGTATACTTGATCGTGATAGTTCGCGTGAATTGGCAAACAAACAGGGGTATCCCGAAGAGTATCTTCATTATTACCACTATGGAGAAGACGAACGCAAACTAATGCAACAGATTCATCCCGAAGCCATTCTCATCAAAGAAAGTGGAATATCCGGAGGATTCTGCGAAAAAGTGAAAGCTGCGCAAGAATTAGGCATACGTATTTTTGCGATTTGTCGCCCCAAAACATCTGACAACTTTCATTACGTCAATGGCGAACATGGACTGCGCCGCATGGTTGAGAAATCTTTACCTGATTTTTTCACACTTCACAGCGGTCTGACTACCGGTACTTGTGCAGCAGCTGCCGCCGTAGCTGCTACTTGGGATATTTTCAATACAGCACTCAAAAAAAGACCATCGGAATTTTCGATTGTTTTACCTAACGGTGAAACAATTCCCGTACCCGTTGAGCCGCAAAGAAATACTCTCCATTCCAACATATCTAAAAATGGTGACAGTATATTTGAAATAAGTGCCACTGTTATTAAAGATGCCGGTGATGATCCCGATATCACCAATGGCATGAAAGTGGTGGCCAATGTGGCTATCCCTTTCCACCCAAATGCTCCTCTTCCACCAAAACTACCTTCACAACAGCGATATGACATCACGGTTTGTGGCGGTGAAGGCATAGGTATCATTACCATGCCCGGCTTGGGACTCGACCTTGGAGCACCTGCCATCAATGCCACTCCTCGCAAAATGATTGAGGACAATGTAAAACGGTATCTGAAACAGATGGGCATCCCCCAACATCCCAATCCAATAGTTATAACCATATCCGTTCCTGGTGGGGAAGAAATCGCCAAACGCACCTTCAATCCACGCCTGGGAATAATAGGTGGAATTTCCATTATTGGTACATCAGGTATTGTAAAGCCTTTCTCTTCCGAAGCATTCGTCAGCTCTATACACAAATCCATGGAAGTGGCATGTGCCGCGAACAGTCCACATATAGTCATCAGTTCCGGTGCTAAGAGTGAAAAATATATCAAAGCATATTATCCCGATTTACCGGCACAAGCATTTGTACATTATGGTAACTTTATCGGTGAAACCCTAAATATTGCCAATGAATTAAAATTACCCCAGCTCACTCTCGGGTTGATGATAGGTAAAGCTGTAAAACTGGCAGAAGGAAGTCTGGATACCCACAGCAAAAAAGTGGTGATGAACAAGGATTTTATACAGGATATAGCCCGCCAAGCAGGATGTAATGAAATAACACTCACCCTCATCAGACAAATGAATATGGCTCGAGAACTTTGGGACATTATTCCACCCGATAAACTGAGCGCTTTCTCTAATTTACTGATAGAGCACTGTCAACGACATTGCACTCCGTTGCTACCTAAAGGCAAACTGACTATATTATTAATAACTGAAAACGGGAATATTTACACATGA
- a CDS encoding iron ABC transporter permease codes for MKRPVLPLMLLLLVSIALFFLLNLLLGSVHIPLSKVWNFLWGTGAITKPDMMSNQEVIWSNIIWKSRVPQALTALVAGAGLSVSGLQMQTVFRNPLAGPSVLGISSGASLGVACVVLLSGAMGGIVLSRLGYMGEVALSIAAIIGALAVMALIVYVSQKVKGNVTLLIIGVMIGYVASAIIGVLKYFSVEEDIRAYVIWGLGSFARVSGDQMILFVCIMAVLLPLSFLLIKTMNLLLLGDSYARNLGLNIKRARLLVISCSGVLVAIVTAYCGPIMFIGLAVPHLCRAIFQTSDHRILMPATLLVGAALALVCNLIARMPGFEGALPVNSVTALVGAPVVASVLFRKRKGELNE; via the coding sequence ATGAAAAGACCTGTGCTACCGTTGATGCTTTTATTGTTGGTGTCTATTGCCCTGTTCTTCCTGCTGAATTTGTTGTTGGGATCCGTCCATATACCTTTGAGTAAAGTGTGGAATTTTTTATGGGGAACAGGTGCGATAACCAAGCCTGACATGATGAGTAATCAGGAGGTTATTTGGAGCAATATTATCTGGAAATCCCGTGTGCCACAAGCTCTGACAGCTTTGGTGGCAGGAGCTGGACTTTCGGTAAGCGGGTTACAGATGCAGACGGTTTTTCGTAATCCCTTGGCAGGTCCTTCTGTGCTTGGTATCAGTTCGGGGGCCAGTTTGGGAGTAGCTTGTGTGGTGTTATTGTCTGGAGCAATGGGAGGGATAGTGTTAAGCCGTTTGGGATATATGGGAGAAGTCGCTTTATCCATCGCTGCTATTATCGGAGCATTGGCAGTCATGGCACTTATCGTGTATGTTTCTCAGAAAGTGAAAGGAAACGTGACTTTGCTCATTATCGGGGTAATGATAGGCTATGTGGCAAGTGCTATTATCGGTGTATTGAAATATTTCAGCGTAGAAGAGGATATACGTGCGTATGTCATTTGGGGATTAGGTAGTTTTGCCCGTGTTTCCGGAGATCAGATGATACTGTTTGTGTGCATCATGGCAGTGTTGCTGCCTCTTTCTTTTCTATTGATAAAGACAATGAACCTATTGCTGTTGGGAGATAGTTATGCGCGCAATTTAGGGTTGAATATCAAACGGGCGCGCTTACTTGTTATTTCCTGTTCCGGTGTGCTGGTAGCCATTGTAACAGCGTATTGCGGTCCGATTATGTTTATCGGTTTAGCTGTTCCTCATTTATGCCGTGCTATTTTCCAGACTTCCGATCACCGCATTTTAATGCCCGCCACTTTACTGGTAGGTGCTGCTTTAGCATTAGTTTGTAATTTGATAGCCCGTATGCCGGGTTTCGAGGGAGCTTTGCCCGTTAATTCAGTGACTGCACTGGTAGGTGCACCGGTGGTAGCTTCCGTACTTTTTAGAAAAAGAAAAGGAGAATTGAATGAATAA
- the cobM gene encoding precorrin-4 C(11)-methyltransferase, with protein MKTAIILISEAGLDAAKLLRGELSESEIFTTLQEEGCTHIESAGSFVAENFNRYDALIFISAMGICVRAIAPCIKNKYTDPAVICVDSTGKYAVSVLSGHIGGANELTNRIASILGAEPVVTTQSDRTGLWALDTFPKRFDWFPVINADASALLMTVLAKTQEEKMKACMNEPISIFVARKPTALLITVRDKGTEWLESNLPSHVEVFYRLQDIKVSRFKLILCVSPQVPDSPEIPMICYIPRTIHIGIGLARQAGPTRKVQEAIWNTLKEHGIFPAAIASISTIDAKKGEPVVKALKKKFPIHFYTVDDLGKIEVPHPSKTVMKHMGTPSVSEAAALLSSGNNKLLVSKKKGENYTVAAALEINAERRGHIEIVGAGPGDPDLISVRGRQMLEKADLILYAGSLVPKELTLCAKPGATVRSSASMDLEEQFTLMKEFYDRGKFVVRLHTGDPCIYGAIQEQMNYFDQYNMSYHITPGISSFQAAAAALKSQFTIPEKVQSIILTRGEGRTPMPEREQLHLMARSQSTMCIFLSAGIAQQVQEELLQEYPENTPVAVCYHLTWKDERIFRGELKDLAKIIKENKLTLTTMIVVGEAIGNREGLSRLYAHEFKHLFRK; from the coding sequence ATGAAAACAGCTATTATCCTTATTTCCGAAGCCGGACTGGACGCCGCGAAACTACTACGTGGCGAACTCTCCGAATCAGAGATATTTACGACACTACAAGAGGAAGGATGCACCCATATAGAGTCAGCCGGCAGTTTTGTGGCAGAAAACTTCAACCGATACGATGCATTAATCTTTATCAGTGCTATGGGAATCTGCGTACGTGCCATTGCCCCTTGCATAAAAAATAAGTATACTGATCCTGCGGTGATTTGTGTGGATAGCACAGGCAAATATGCCGTTTCCGTACTTTCCGGACACATTGGCGGCGCCAATGAACTGACCAATCGGATAGCGAGTATTCTTGGAGCCGAACCGGTAGTCACTACCCAAAGCGATCGTACCGGTTTGTGGGCACTCGATACTTTCCCGAAACGGTTTGACTGGTTCCCAGTTATCAATGCCGATGCATCTGCTCTCCTGATGACCGTACTTGCTAAAACCCAGGAAGAGAAAATGAAAGCATGCATGAACGAACCTATCAGCATCTTTGTAGCCCGGAAACCTACCGCCTTGTTGATTACCGTACGCGATAAAGGTACTGAGTGGTTAGAAAGCAATCTTCCCTCTCACGTTGAAGTCTTTTATCGATTGCAAGACATCAAAGTGTCCCGCTTCAAGTTAATACTGTGTGTATCTCCACAAGTTCCTGATTCTCCGGAAATACCCATGATATGCTATATACCGCGCACCATACACATCGGCATAGGTCTTGCCCGTCAGGCAGGTCCCACCCGGAAGGTGCAAGAAGCCATTTGGAATACTTTAAAAGAACATGGCATCTTTCCTGCCGCTATTGCTTCCATCTCCACTATTGATGCCAAGAAGGGTGAACCGGTAGTAAAGGCACTTAAGAAGAAGTTTCCCATCCACTTCTATACAGTTGATGATTTAGGGAAAATAGAAGTTCCCCACCCCAGCAAAACGGTTATGAAACACATGGGCACTCCCAGTGTCAGTGAAGCAGCAGCATTGCTTTCTTCCGGAAATAACAAGTTGTTAGTAAGCAAAAAGAAAGGTGAAAACTATACCGTAGCCGCTGCGCTTGAAATCAATGCAGAACGCCGCGGACATATCGAAATAGTAGGCGCCGGTCCGGGCGACCCGGATTTGATTTCCGTACGTGGACGCCAAATGCTCGAAAAAGCGGATCTTATACTTTATGCCGGCAGCCTTGTTCCTAAAGAGTTAACCCTCTGTGCCAAGCCGGGAGCTACTGTACGCAGTTCTGCATCTATGGACCTGGAAGAACAGTTCACCTTAATGAAGGAATTCTATGATAGAGGCAAATTCGTTGTACGCCTCCATACCGGAGACCCTTGCATCTATGGAGCCATTCAGGAACAAATGAACTACTTCGACCAATATAATATGAGCTACCATATCACCCCCGGCATCTCCTCATTCCAAGCCGCTGCCGCCGCCCTGAAGTCGCAATTCACCATCCCTGAGAAAGTACAAAGCATCATCCTCACCCGAGGTGAAGGACGTACCCCGATGCCCGAACGTGAGCAACTGCACCTTATGGCACGCTCGCAAAGCACCATGTGCATCTTCCTCAGCGCAGGCATTGCCCAGCAAGTGCAAGAGGAGCTTTTACAGGAATATCCCGAGAACACCCCTGTTGCCGTATGCTACCACCTGACCTGGAAAGATGAACGTATCTTCCGTGGCGAATTGAAAGATCTCGCCAAAATCATCAAAGAGAACAAACTCACCTTAACCACCATGATTGTTGTAGGCGAAGCCATCGGCAACCGTGAAGGATTATCACGTCTCTATGCTCATGAATTTAAACATTTATTCAGAAAATAA
- the cobJ gene encoding precorrin-3B C(17)-methyltransferase has protein sequence MKQPRIIVAGIGPGNELDITPAVISALQESDVVVGYKYYFQFVTPHLRPETECIDTGMKRERTRAEQAFELAEQGKTVCVISSGDAGIYGMTPLIYEMKRERNSSVEIISLPGISAFQKAASLLGAPVGHDFCVISLSDLMTPWERIEKRIIAAASADFVTAVYNPKSEGRYWQLHRLKELFLQEGRSPETPVGYVRQAGRPEQEVHITTLGDFNPEEVDMFTVVLIGNSQSYEWNGAFITPRGYYRETDTQAKSIGQDIMIRSFRTIEKELKNRDIPLDHKWALLHAIHTTADFEMENLLLTDEGAVASLYQNIENGKIKTIITDVTMAASGIRKGALQRLGVEVKCYLGDARTATMATEKGITRTQAGIRLAVEEHPDALFVFGNAPTALMELCDLIRKDKANPAGIIAAPVGFVHVQESKHMVKPFTRIPKIIVEGRKGGSNLAATLMNAVLCFNDAEQLRPGRDV, from the coding sequence ATGAAACAACCCCGAATAATTGTTGCCGGTATCGGACCGGGCAACGAACTAGACATTACTCCCGCCGTTATTTCCGCTTTACAAGAATCTGATGTAGTGGTGGGATATAAATATTACTTCCAGTTTGTCACTCCCCATCTTCGTCCCGAAACAGAATGCATAGACACCGGCATGAAGCGTGAACGCACTCGTGCCGAACAAGCTTTCGAACTGGCCGAACAAGGAAAAACAGTTTGCGTCATCAGCTCCGGAGATGCCGGTATTTACGGCATGACACCGCTTATTTATGAAATGAAGCGCGAACGGAACAGTTCTGTAGAGATCATCTCATTGCCCGGTATCAGCGCTTTCCAAAAAGCAGCTTCCCTGCTTGGTGCTCCTGTAGGACATGACTTCTGTGTGATTTCCCTTTCAGACTTGATGACTCCCTGGGAACGCATTGAGAAAAGAATCATTGCCGCCGCTTCCGCCGATTTTGTGACCGCTGTCTATAATCCCAAAAGCGAAGGCCGTTACTGGCAACTCCATCGCCTGAAGGAACTCTTTCTACAAGAAGGACGTTCACCGGAGACTCCCGTAGGTTATGTACGCCAGGCAGGGCGACCGGAACAAGAAGTACACATCACCACACTAGGCGATTTTAATCCCGAAGAGGTGGACATGTTCACCGTTGTCCTGATAGGCAATTCGCAATCTTACGAATGGAATGGCGCCTTTATAACACCCCGTGGTTATTATCGTGAAACGGATACTCAAGCGAAAAGCATCGGTCAAGACATCATGATCCGCAGTTTCCGTACCATCGAGAAGGAATTGAAGAACAGAGACATTCCCCTCGACCATAAATGGGCCCTGCTACACGCCATACATACCACAGCCGATTTCGAGATGGAAAACCTCTTGCTTACCGATGAAGGAGCAGTAGCATCACTCTATCAGAACATCGAAAATGGAAAGATCAAAACGATCATTACCGACGTGACCATGGCAGCCAGTGGCATCCGCAAAGGCGCCCTACAACGCCTCGGCGTAGAAGTGAAATGTTACCTCGGAGATGCCCGCACCGCAACAATGGCTACCGAAAAAGGAATCACCCGCACACAAGCCGGTATCCGTCTGGCAGTAGAAGAACATCCCGATGCCCTTTTTGTATTCGGCAATGCCCCTACCGCACTCATGGAACTTTGCGACCTGATACGTAAAGATAAAGCCAACCCCGCAGGCATCATTGCAGCCCCCGTAGGCTTTGTACATGTGCAAGAATCCAAGCACATGGTCAAACCTTTTACCCGCATCCCCAAGATCATAGTAGAAGGACGCAAAGGCGGTAGCAATCTGGCAGCAACATTGATGAATGCAGTATTATGCTTTAATGATGCTGAGCAACTGAGACCGGGAAGAGACGTGTAA
- a CDS encoding outer membrane beta-barrel protein → MKIIIISICFAMGVLTSVAQCPVSFHAEGGIGTSYFWGKNSSSETKIAYKAGISAGFALSKTWEMQSALEFVSIGGKDEIEYVGKANMNELYLQIPVMIAAHLKLSKNYHISLSAGPYIAIGIGGKTSGEKYDYTSSSLSGNYRFRLNTFGKMQENNIGNNRFDTGITMKLIFEYHRFIIGAETQVGLITVNKQLNQIINSNENSRYLPKNFASFFTFGYRFR, encoded by the coding sequence ATGAAAATAATAATAATTTCTATATGTTTTGCAATGGGTGTATTGACAAGTGTAGCACAATGTCCCGTTTCTTTCCATGCAGAAGGAGGAATAGGCACTTCATATTTCTGGGGAAAGAATTCGAGTAGCGAAACCAAGATTGCATATAAAGCAGGTATCAGTGCAGGATTTGCACTCAGCAAGACTTGGGAAATGCAATCTGCTTTAGAGTTTGTGTCCATAGGTGGCAAAGACGAAATAGAATATGTAGGAAAAGCCAATATGAATGAACTATATTTACAGATACCTGTCATGATAGCCGCCCACCTCAAATTGAGCAAAAACTATCACATTTCATTAAGTGCAGGCCCCTATATCGCAATTGGCATCGGTGGAAAAACATCTGGTGAAAAATATGATTATACCAGCAGTAGTCTTTCTGGAAATTACCGTTTCAGACTGAATACCTTTGGAAAGATGCAAGAAAACAACATAGGAAACAACCGTTTTGATACAGGCATCACTATGAAACTTATATTTGAATATCACCGATTCATTATCGGAGCAGAAACACAAGTGGGATTGATAACCGTAAACAAACAATTAAACCAAATTATAAATTCTAACGAAAACAGTAGATATTTACCCAAAAACTTTGCTTCGTTTTTCACATTCGGTTATCGGTTTCGATAA
- a CDS encoding ABC transporter ATP-binding protein, with translation MNKGTIHIDNLSIGYPSKETVKVVVSGICADINGGELTCLLGANGVGKSTLLRTLSAFQPKLGGEIRILGKEIGEYTDKQLSRVISVVLTERCDIRNMTVTELIGLGRSPYTGFWGTLSKEDKKVIENSIALVGISHLTYRMVHTLSDGERQKVMIAKALAQETPVIYLDEPTAFLDFPSKVETMQLLHQLSRQTDKTIFLSTHDLELALQIADKIWLMDKANGVTIGTPEDLSLNGNLSNFFARKGIVFDLETGLFRVDNEYTSQIRLVGHGQKYAMVRKALQRNSILANRNVRSDIYIETGDLKGDGTFLLHLSDGQNIKVNTIEELLEQVKYL, from the coding sequence ATGAATAAAGGAACCATACATATAGACAACCTTTCCATCGGCTATCCCAGTAAGGAAACAGTGAAAGTGGTGGTAAGTGGTATTTGTGCTGATATCAATGGTGGTGAACTAACTTGTTTGTTGGGGGCCAACGGAGTAGGGAAATCAACCTTACTTCGTACATTATCTGCTTTTCAACCCAAATTGGGAGGGGAGATACGTATTCTGGGTAAAGAAATTGGGGAGTACACGGATAAGCAACTTTCACGTGTCATCAGTGTGGTATTGACAGAGCGATGTGATATCCGCAATATGACCGTAACAGAACTGATAGGTCTTGGACGTAGCCCTTATACAGGTTTTTGGGGAACTTTGTCCAAAGAAGACAAAAAAGTGATAGAAAATTCCATCGCTTTGGTTGGTATCTCGCATCTGACATACCGCATGGTACATACCTTGAGCGATGGTGAGCGTCAGAAAGTGATGATTGCCAAGGCGCTTGCACAAGAAACCCCTGTTATTTATCTGGATGAGCCTACAGCTTTTCTTGATTTTCCCAGTAAGGTAGAAACGATGCAGCTTTTACATCAACTGAGTCGCCAGACAGATAAAACAATTTTCCTTTCCACCCACGATTTGGAACTTGCTTTGCAGATAGCCGATAAAATCTGGTTGATGGATAAAGCAAATGGTGTGACCATTGGTACTCCTGAAGATCTCTCCTTAAATGGTAATTTGAGTAATTTCTTTGCTCGCAAAGGTATTGTATTCGATCTTGAAACAGGCTTATTTCGCGTTGACAATGAATACACTTCTCAGATACGTTTAGTGGGACATGGGCAGAAATATGCAATGGTCCGTAAAGCTTTGCAAAGAAATAGTATTTTGGCGAACCGGAATGTGAGATCGGATATTTACATAGAAACCGGTGATCTGAAAGGTGACGGTACTTTCTTGCTGCATTTATCTGATGGTCAAAATATAAAAGTGAATACTATTGAGGAGCTTCTGGAGCAGGTTAAATATCTTTAA
- a CDS encoding DUF2442 domain-containing protein: MINAQGIMLSVQGNDFFISYNRMPWLRDARISDVLNVRMSGRSAIEWETLGVDLEIESLKHPERYPLIMKRNPLDCI; the protein is encoded by the coding sequence ATGATTAACGCCCAAGGCATCATGCTTTCGGTGCAGGGAAATGACTTTTTCATTTCGTACAATCGTATGCCTTGGCTCAGAGACGCTCGCATCTCCGACGTGCTGAATGTGCGCATGTCGGGACGTTCGGCTATTGAATGGGAAACTTTGGGCGTTGATTTGGAGATAGAGAGCCTCAAGCACCCCGAACGCTATCCGCTGATTATGAAACGTAATCCTTTGGATTGTATCTGA
- a CDS encoding bifunctional cobalt-precorrin-7 (C(5))-methyltransferase/cobalt-precorrin-6B (C(15))-methyltransferase, with product MERKFIIIGMNDNREPFFPPEVLSHIRQGKVFSGGIRHKDIVKDLLPEQAEWISITVPLDNVFACYEKVFTEKEETIIVFASGDPLFFGFANTVKRKLPDAKIRLYPTFNSLQTLAHRLMMPYDDMRTVSLTGRPWQEFDRALIERVPKIGILTDREHTPAAIAERMLQYGYTYYVMYIGEHLGNPEKERIRRMTPEEATQSTFEHPNNLILHTESFFHFTETDTTSERPRLSRPFGIPDEQFAHLDGRARMITKSPIRLLTLQTLELNRHRVFWDIGFCTGSVSIEARLQFPHLTIVAFEIRPEGKELMDINTRRFGAPGITAVIGDFQQTEISSYPRPDAIFIGGHGGHLKEILAKAKEVLQPGGCIVFNSVSEESKAAFSEGVEDLEMMLHPSLCIALNDYNPIEIMKATLS from the coding sequence ATGGAACGGAAGTTTATAATCATAGGAATGAATGATAACCGGGAACCTTTCTTCCCGCCGGAAGTGTTATCACATATACGGCAAGGGAAAGTATTCTCAGGTGGCATACGGCATAAGGATATAGTAAAAGACTTATTGCCTGAACAGGCGGAATGGATATCCATTACCGTACCATTAGATAACGTATTTGCCTGTTATGAGAAGGTCTTTACAGAAAAAGAAGAGACAATCATTGTTTTTGCTTCCGGTGACCCGCTGTTTTTCGGCTTTGCCAATACAGTAAAGCGGAAACTGCCTGATGCGAAAATTCGTCTTTATCCCACTTTCAATTCCTTGCAGACATTGGCACACCGACTCATGATGCCCTATGACGATATGCGCACCGTTTCACTGACCGGTCGCCCATGGCAGGAATTCGACCGTGCCCTCATAGAACGAGTACCCAAAATCGGCATTCTTACCGACCGCGAACATACTCCTGCCGCCATTGCCGAACGTATGCTGCAATACGGTTATACCTATTATGTAATGTATATAGGCGAACATCTCGGCAATCCCGAAAAAGAACGCATACGCCGCATGACTCCCGAAGAAGCGACACAAAGCACCTTCGAGCACCCCAATAACCTGATACTCCATACGGAATCGTTCTTCCACTTTACCGAAACGGATACAACAAGCGAGCGCCCCCGCCTCTCCCGTCCCTTCGGCATTCCCGACGAGCAATTTGCCCATCTGGACGGACGTGCCCGTATGATAACGAAATCCCCCATCCGTCTGCTTACCTTGCAGACCTTGGAACTGAACCGCCACCGAGTTTTTTGGGACATCGGTTTCTGTACCGGTTCAGTCTCCATCGAAGCGCGACTGCAATTTCCACATCTTACTATCGTTGCCTTTGAAATACGTCCCGAAGGCAAGGAACTGATGGATATAAACACCCGTCGTTTCGGAGCTCCGGGCATCACAGCAGTTATAGGCGATTTCCAGCAAACGGAAATCAGCTCCTATCCCCGCCCCGATGCCATCTTTATAGGCGGACATGGCGGACATCTGAAAGAGATATTGGCAAAAGCGAAAGAAGTACTGCAACCCGGTGGCTGTATTGTCTTCAACTCCGTTTCAGAAGAGAGCAAAGCCGCATTCAGCGAAGGCGTCGAAGATCTTGAAATGATGCTGCATCCTTCTCTCTGCATAGCCCTGAATGATTATAACCCAATTGAAATTATGAAAGCAACGCTTTCTTAA
- a CDS encoding DUF4160 domain-containing protein: MNLIFRRKDGYCFKIFSNEEERRHIHVVKADCEAKFWLEPSVELAENYGFTNKDLKKITQILERYGDEFKRRFTEHIGKRIDD, encoded by the coding sequence ATGAATCTGATATTTAGACGTAAAGACGGTTATTGCTTCAAAATCTTCTCAAATGAGGAAGAACGGCGGCATATTCATGTGGTGAAAGCGGACTGTGAAGCGAAGTTCTGGTTGGAACCGTCCGTGGAACTTGCCGAGAATTACGGCTTTACTAATAAGGACTTAAAGAAAATAACTCAAATCTTAGAGCGATATGGAGACGAATTTAAACGCCGGTTTACAGAACACATCGGTAAGCGTATTGATGATTAA